The Gillisia sp. Hel_I_86 genome has a segment encoding these proteins:
- a CDS encoding fatty acid desaturase family protein: protein MALNQDQIRFSRIDSGKFFKTLNKRVNAYFKDNNISKTGNWKLHLKTIVMFSLFLAPYFLILSLDISQWWMLALTIVMGAGMAGVGMNVMHDGNHGSYSSKKWINNFMGGTIYVLAGNVYNWQVQHNVLHHTYTNIHGHDEDLDAGRIIRFSEHSQWHKFHKFQHYYSVFLYGLLTFNWALTTDFKQTKNYLSRKLSYGKLPSPTKQWSIIAITKLIYLSIWIIIPMLFVSVAWWKILIGFFVMHYTAGLILSIVFQLAHVVNETEMPLPDKAGTMKNTWAIHQLFTTVNFATKNKMVNWFTGGLNHQVEHHIFPNISHIHYSKIAEIVKQTARECNLPYNEFQTTRGAIAAHFKYLKEMGTKPISA from the coding sequence ATGGCATTAAATCAAGATCAGATTAGATTTTCTCGAATAGATTCAGGAAAATTCTTTAAAACCCTAAATAAACGTGTAAACGCCTATTTTAAGGACAATAACATCTCCAAAACCGGAAATTGGAAACTGCATTTAAAAACAATTGTAATGTTTTCCTTGTTCCTTGCGCCTTACTTTTTAATTCTAAGTTTGGATATTTCGCAATGGTGGATGCTTGCCCTAACAATTGTAATGGGCGCGGGAATGGCAGGTGTAGGTATGAATGTTATGCATGACGGGAACCATGGATCCTATTCTTCCAAGAAATGGATCAATAATTTTATGGGGGGAACAATTTATGTTCTAGCTGGAAACGTATACAATTGGCAGGTACAACATAATGTACTGCATCATACGTATACCAATATTCATGGCCACGATGAAGATCTTGATGCAGGAAGAATTATACGTTTTTCGGAACATTCGCAATGGCATAAATTCCATAAGTTCCAGCATTATTATTCAGTATTCCTTTATGGCCTATTAACATTTAACTGGGCCCTAACCACAGATTTTAAACAAACCAAAAATTACTTGTCCAGAAAACTTTCTTATGGAAAACTGCCTTCTCCAACAAAGCAATGGAGCATAATTGCAATCACAAAATTAATATACCTTTCTATTTGGATTATAATTCCTATGCTTTTTGTTTCTGTTGCTTGGTGGAAGATCTTGATCGGTTTTTTTGTGATGCACTATACAGCGGGGCTTATCTTAAGTATCGTATTTCAACTTGCACATGTTGTAAATGAAACGGAAATGCCTTTACCGGATAAGGCGGGCACCATGAAAAATACTTGGGCAATCCATCAATTATTCACCACTGTGAATTTTGCTACCAAGAACAAAATGGTTAACTGGTTTACCGGTGGCCTTAACCATCAGGTAGAGCATCATATCTTTCCAAATATAAGCCATATTCATTATTCTAAAATTGCTGAAATTGTAAAGCAAACAGCACGGGAATGTAACTTGCCCTACAATGAATTCCAGACTACACGAGGAGCAATTGCTGCCCACTTTAAATACTTGAAAGAAATGGGCACCAAACCTATTTCAGCCTAA
- the rsmG gene encoding 16S rRNA (guanine(527)-N(7))-methyltransferase RsmG — MDLIQKYFPDLTLHQLDQFQAMQALYKDWNLKINVVSRKDIEELYLRHVLHSLGIAKVQKFNSGANILDVGTGGGFPGIPLAILFPESQFHLVDSIGKKIKVVDEVVEGLQLKNVKTTNSRVEEVKGEFDFIVSRAVAVMPSFVAWVKGKTAKNSYHELKNGILYLKGGDLAEELKIYTTARIYNLTDYFEEDFFETKKLVHLPLKYKG; from the coding sequence TTGGATTTAATACAAAAATATTTTCCGGATTTAACTCTTCATCAATTAGATCAATTTCAAGCGATGCAAGCCTTGTACAAGGATTGGAACCTTAAGATCAATGTTGTTTCAAGAAAGGATATAGAAGAATTGTACCTTCGGCATGTGCTGCATTCTTTGGGAATTGCCAAAGTTCAAAAATTTAATTCCGGGGCAAATATTTTGGATGTGGGAACAGGAGGGGGATTTCCCGGGATTCCTTTAGCGATTCTTTTTCCTGAATCTCAATTTCATTTGGTAGATTCTATTGGAAAGAAAATAAAGGTGGTGGATGAAGTGGTGGAAGGCTTACAGTTGAAGAATGTAAAAACAACGAATTCCAGGGTTGAAGAAGTCAAGGGAGAGTTCGATTTTATTGTGAGTAGGGCAGTAGCTGTTATGCCCTCTTTTGTTGCTTGGGTAAAAGGTAAAACCGCCAAGAACAGTTATCATGAATTAAAAAACGGAATTTTATATTTGAAAGGTGGAGACTTAGCTGAAGAATTAAAGATCTACACGACTGCACGCATTTATAATTTGACAGATTATTTTGAAGAAGACTTTTTTGAAACTAAAAAGCTGGTTCATCTTCCATTAAAATATAAGGGATAG
- a CDS encoding LamG-like jellyroll fold domain-containing protein has product MGKITLWGRTFFLFVFLFGSTFTHLTAKNKTAVLSITGVENHVSCFNGNNGSIDITISGAVGTYTVSWSGSASTSEDLSGLSAGTYIITVTDSENNKDSRSFVISQPTELTMEPADFTPVSCLGASDGTITAGTVTGGNTNYQYSIDGTTFQASNTFSGLIAKNYTITVKDSKNCIATRTIEVTQPFELTMQPATFTPVSCFGASDGTITAGTVTGGNTNYQYSIDGTTFQASTTFSGLAAKDYTITVKDSKNCIATRTIEVTQPTELTMQPADFAPVSCFGASDGTITAGTVAGGNTNYQYSIDGTTFQASNTFSGLAAKDYTLTVKDSKNCIATQPVEITQPELLNAEVSFTNITCNDQNDGTISVTNFTGGYGTYEFSKDNGNSWQASSEFTNLSEGFFNVLMRDKENPACVLNLMTNLEITRPSPLNADISTVNISCFGLTDGSIIISDPSGGYGNFEFSLDSNNWQQASNFDNLSPGIFTVYIRDAGNTSCVVTLSSTVEITQPELLVLPTVSKTDVLCNGQATGEVTATASGGTAPYTYSWGSLGEGATKTNLPAGTYSVTVTDTNGCETAPQQVVITEPDTFIDIINVQTTSGCYQQNNGTATVEATGGTGAYNYLWSNGQTAQQATGLAPGDHTVTITDENGCSKVRTITVSTPTQLQITGFLTTETTSFGSATGTATVQVGGGSGGYTFLWSNGQTGQSANSLLAGKYTVTVTDTNACTVTDEVIVVDSIEAEIVPTSVCEASGDIIRTSYFKVDETTLRGGTAPYTFEWIFEGDGSMAAATGIGPHRLTYETIGDKQTTMIVRDSNGLEFQQTIIQYVGGCFSDDCGSSDLGIDDYYIGDANGNPITSSNCSNADFKFIYIYIPTNPDRYSLNVELIYSIENIETGEVKNFKEVGCFYEKQAIPDRAETFQIEYTCGNIVKIEGIYLTFSNRKRDNCGEGNKPKCYSTNNNATVDSPLYAVAFPNELLCNGASNGRISVRASGGTSPYQYKLINAIDGAVVRTNQSSEIFENLEAGIYDVIVSDSDNPINTFTVEDVEITEPTNPLTLEPSSITNATCFGGEDGSATVLASGGTPNTTGDPYIYVWSNGQTSPTATNLAAKEYTVKVIDANGCEIQIPVTIGQPEELLAVAGPDQVLECGITSINLEAQFNYAFAEGEEELFGQWTIENGPAGGSFEDDKDPTTLFTGSQGTYTLRWSVPCGASDDVKISFSNCSTIDFDGTDDHIVFGDNFNLSGDFTMEAWIKQDPSTTAGIKTIVSKRDASNLAAGFDLIIDNNIPKFRWNTSSLASKYPIGTDRWYHISVIKGGTNPGLYVDGILVSEGSPGAPTSLSQPFLIGAMYDANAPLAPQNYFHGWIEEVRIWNTAITTEQLQFMMNQKLQENGGKVRGFEIPLNVPGDLTWSSLEGYYQLEISENGLTPGKITGSPSGKLINITTTQQRTAPLPYISTKVGQWYADATWLRPQVWDPPNSLGIDSETTIDWNIASISHNISSGGKNIKLLGLLSNDEKLTIANSNEALNENNSGQSLTITHYLKLNGIIDLVGESQLIQTDSSTPGQSIISTIDESSTGFLERDQQGTASSYNYNYWSSPVVPQGNSLNSTYTVASVLLDGTNSGSPRNIDFGQGVTYADGPAASPRKISNYWLFKFRGKANEYDEYEHIGSTGTLNVGEAYTMKGTSGTAEISYRQNYVFKGKPNNGNITLTIGKDQNYMLGNPYPSALDAKKFILDNLKDSGGTNPTGNIFNGALYFWDHFSGKTHILSEYIGGYATRNLIDGVPAISFDDRINANNESGTKIPGQYIPVGQGFFINTVLDEDVSGGYTVDGGNVLFKNRQRVFETETTNSSQFLKPENIDKKGKDEISDSKIRLDFSSPMGYHRQILVGTSSFATNGFDLGYDAALNDYNLEDFFWLINNREYVIQGVSNFDVDQVLPIGIYISQKGEFKIEINKLENIPGETNIYVKDIKENKYHDLRDSEFKMEIEPGAYYERFEIVFFKPEDADAEPEEETPTDEEIVVVTPEPLLDVQMDMDYLSNNKELSIFNPTLLPIQRVEIYNLLGQKVQEYIEISNLKEIRLPVYENATGIYIVKLFTMNSQFSKNIVIK; this is encoded by the coding sequence ATGGGAAAAATTACTCTCTGGGGTAGAACCTTCTTTCTATTTGTTTTTCTTTTTGGTTCTACTTTCACTCATTTAACGGCAAAGAACAAGACAGCGGTACTTTCTATTACCGGTGTGGAAAATCATGTTTCCTGTTTTAATGGGAATAATGGTTCAATTGATATCACTATTTCTGGCGCAGTTGGAACCTATACCGTAAGCTGGAGTGGAAGTGCATCAACTTCTGAGGATCTTTCAGGGCTTTCGGCTGGAACCTATATAATTACAGTAACCGATTCTGAAAATAATAAGGATTCTCGATCTTTTGTGATTTCACAACCAACTGAACTTACCATGGAGCCCGCGGATTTTACTCCTGTAAGCTGTCTTGGGGCAAGTGACGGAACAATCACTGCCGGTACCGTTACAGGGGGCAACACCAATTATCAGTACTCTATTGATGGAACTACGTTTCAGGCTTCGAACACGTTTTCTGGATTGATAGCTAAAAATTATACCATCACGGTAAAAGATTCCAAAAACTGTATTGCTACCCGAACGATCGAAGTAACACAACCATTTGAACTTACCATGCAGCCCGCAACCTTTACCCCCGTAAGCTGTTTTGGGGCAAGTGACGGAACAATCACTGCCGGTACCGTTACAGGGGGCAACACCAATTATCAGTACTCTATTGATGGAACTACGTTTCAGGCTTCGACCACCTTTTCTGGGTTGGCAGCTAAAGATTACACCATCACGGTAAAAGATTCCAAAAACTGTATTGCTACCCGAACGATCGAAGTAACACAACCAACTGAACTTACCATGCAGCCCGCGGATTTTGCCCCAGTAAGCTGTTTTGGGGCAAGTGATGGAACAATCACTGCCGGCACCGTTGCAGGGGGCAACACCAATTATCAGTACTCTATTGATGGGACTACGTTTCAGGCTTCGAACACCTTTTCTGGGTTGGCAGCTAAAGATTACACCCTCACGGTAAAAGATTCCAAAAACTGTATTGCTACCCAACCAGTAGAAATTACACAGCCAGAATTACTGAATGCGGAAGTATCTTTTACAAATATCACCTGCAATGACCAAAACGATGGAACAATTTCAGTGACCAATTTTACTGGGGGTTACGGAACCTATGAATTTAGCAAGGACAATGGAAATTCTTGGCAGGCATCTTCAGAATTTACTAATCTTTCTGAAGGTTTTTTCAATGTTTTAATGCGCGATAAAGAAAATCCTGCTTGCGTTTTAAACCTTATGACAAATCTTGAAATCACGCGACCTTCTCCTCTCAATGCCGATATTTCAACTGTAAATATTTCCTGCTTTGGCTTGACAGATGGAAGCATTATCATTTCTGACCCATCGGGTGGTTATGGAAACTTTGAATTTAGTCTTGATTCCAACAATTGGCAACAAGCAAGTAATTTCGATAATCTAAGTCCTGGAATTTTTACCGTATATATCAGGGATGCCGGTAACACTTCATGTGTAGTCACTTTATCTTCTACCGTAGAAATTACGCAACCCGAATTACTGGTATTGCCCACCGTTTCAAAAACCGATGTTTTATGTAATGGACAAGCTACAGGGGAAGTAACTGCCACAGCAAGTGGTGGAACTGCCCCCTATACCTATTCTTGGGGATCGCTTGGTGAGGGAGCTACTAAAACCAATTTGCCCGCTGGCACCTATTCAGTAACAGTAACCGACACGAACGGATGTGAAACCGCACCCCAGCAAGTTGTAATCACTGAACCCGATACTTTTATTGATATTATAAATGTTCAAACAACATCGGGTTGTTACCAGCAAAACAATGGAACCGCAACTGTAGAAGCAACTGGTGGAACAGGAGCTTACAACTATTTATGGAGCAACGGGCAAACAGCCCAACAAGCCACAGGATTGGCTCCAGGAGATCATACGGTAACCATCACCGATGAAAATGGTTGCAGCAAAGTCAGGACAATCACGGTATCTACACCAACTCAATTACAAATTACAGGGTTCCTTACCACTGAAACCACCTCTTTTGGTTCGGCGACCGGAACTGCTACCGTGCAGGTAGGTGGAGGAAGCGGGGGATACACTTTTCTATGGTCCAATGGACAAACGGGACAAAGTGCCAATTCACTTCTCGCGGGGAAATATACAGTTACAGTTACTGACACCAATGCTTGTACCGTAACAGACGAAGTAATTGTAGTTGACAGTATTGAAGCTGAGATTGTGCCTACTTCAGTGTGTGAAGCATCTGGTGATATTATCAGGACTTCATATTTTAAAGTGGATGAAACCACGCTTCGAGGCGGGACGGCACCCTATACCTTTGAATGGATATTTGAAGGGGATGGCTCTATGGCAGCAGCCACGGGTATTGGTCCGCATAGACTTACTTATGAAACTATTGGTGACAAACAAACCACGATGATTGTTAGGGACAGTAATGGGCTGGAGTTTCAGCAGACCATTATTCAATACGTAGGCGGATGTTTTTCAGATGATTGTGGTTCAAGTGACTTGGGAATTGATGATTATTATATAGGGGACGCTAACGGAAACCCCATAACATCTTCCAATTGTAGTAACGCAGATTTTAAATTCATCTATATCTATATCCCTACAAATCCTGACAGATATTCACTAAATGTAGAATTGATCTATTCCATAGAAAATATTGAAACTGGGGAGGTCAAGAATTTTAAAGAAGTAGGTTGTTTTTACGAAAAACAGGCAATTCCAGACCGTGCCGAAACATTTCAGATCGAATATACCTGTGGTAATATTGTAAAAATAGAAGGTATTTATCTTACCTTCAGTAACCGAAAGAGGGATAATTGTGGTGAAGGTAATAAACCAAAATGCTATTCCACAAATAACAATGCCACTGTAGATTCTCCTTTATATGCGGTAGCTTTCCCCAATGAACTCCTTTGTAATGGCGCGTCCAACGGGCGTATTAGCGTACGGGCTTCTGGCGGGACTTCACCTTATCAGTACAAATTGATAAATGCCATAGATGGAGCAGTTGTTAGAACCAACCAATCAAGTGAAATTTTTGAAAATCTAGAAGCAGGCATTTATGACGTTATTGTGAGTGATAGTGACAATCCAATAAATACGTTTACGGTAGAAGATGTGGAAATTACCGAACCTACCAATCCACTGACTCTTGAGCCTTCTTCCATTACAAATGCAACTTGTTTTGGCGGGGAAGATGGTAGCGCAACTGTACTGGCTTCAGGCGGAACGCCAAATACCACGGGTGACCCCTATATCTATGTTTGGTCCAATGGCCAAACCTCTCCAACAGCAACCAACCTTGCCGCCAAGGAATATACTGTAAAAGTAATAGACGCTAATGGATGTGAAATCCAGATACCGGTTACAATAGGTCAACCTGAAGAATTGTTGGCAGTAGCCGGTCCGGACCAGGTTTTGGAATGTGGGATAACCTCTATCAACCTAGAGGCTCAATTTAATTATGCATTTGCGGAAGGGGAGGAAGAACTTTTTGGACAATGGACAATAGAAAACGGTCCAGCAGGGGGAAGTTTTGAGGATGATAAAGACCCTACTACTTTGTTTACTGGAAGCCAGGGTACTTATACTTTAAGATGGAGTGTGCCCTGCGGAGCAAGCGATGATGTAAAAATATCCTTTAGCAATTGTAGTACCATCGATTTTGATGGTACTGATGACCATATTGTTTTTGGAGATAATTTTAATTTATCCGGAGACTTTACAATGGAAGCCTGGATCAAACAGGATCCAAGTACAACCGCTGGAATAAAAACCATCGTATCTAAAAGGGATGCCAGTAATTTAGCAGCAGGATTTGACCTTATAATTGATAATAACATTCCAAAATTCAGATGGAACACTTCAAGCTTGGCCTCGAAATATCCAATTGGAACAGACAGGTGGTATCACATTTCTGTGATAAAGGGCGGAACCAACCCCGGATTATATGTAGATGGAATTTTAGTGAGTGAGGGATCTCCCGGCGCCCCCACCAGTTTATCTCAGCCTTTCTTAATTGGAGCCATGTACGATGCAAATGCTCCCTTAGCTCCACAAAATTATTTTCACGGATGGATAGAGGAAGTGAGAATATGGAATACTGCAATTACCACAGAGCAATTGCAATTTATGATGAACCAGAAATTGCAGGAAAATGGAGGAAAAGTGCGTGGTTTTGAAATTCCGTTGAACGTACCTGGTGATTTGACCTGGAGTTCGCTTGAAGGCTACTATCAATTGGAAATATCTGAAAATGGATTAACTCCTGGAAAAATTACAGGAAGCCCGTCTGGAAAATTGATAAATATTACAACTACGCAGCAGCGTACAGCTCCATTACCTTATATTTCCACAAAGGTAGGACAATGGTATGCAGATGCTACCTGGTTAAGGCCACAGGTCTGGGACCCGCCCAACAGTTTGGGAATTGATAGTGAAACTACTATTGACTGGAATATTGCAAGTATCTCGCACAATATAAGTTCAGGAGGAAAAAATATAAAACTTCTTGGATTACTTTCCAATGATGAAAAACTTACCATTGCAAATTCCAATGAGGCCCTTAATGAAAATAATTCAGGACAGTCCCTAACTATTACACATTATCTAAAATTAAATGGAATAATTGATCTTGTGGGAGAATCACAATTGATCCAAACCGATAGTTCAACCCCTGGCCAATCAATAATTAGTACCATTGATGAATCAAGCACAGGTTTTCTGGAAAGGGATCAACAAGGCACCGCCAGTAGTTATAATTACAATTACTGGAGTTCACCGGTAGTTCCCCAAGGAAATTCTTTAAATTCAACATATACCGTTGCCAGTGTTTTGCTTGATGGAACAAATTCCGGATCCCCAAGAAATATCGATTTTGGTCAGGGTGTAACCTATGCAGATGGACCTGCAGCCAGTCCCAGAAAAATAAGTAATTACTGGCTTTTTAAATTTAGAGGGAAAGCTAATGAATATGATGAATATGAACACATAGGAAGCACGGGTACATTAAATGTGGGGGAAGCATATACTATGAAAGGAACTTCTGGAACGGCAGAAATTTCATACCGTCAAAATTATGTTTTTAAAGGAAAACCAAACAATGGAAATATTACTTTGACGATTGGTAAAGATCAGAACTACATGTTAGGGAATCCCTATCCTTCTGCACTAGATGCAAAAAAATTCATATTGGATAATTTAAAAGATAGTGGAGGAACAAATCCTACTGGAAATATTTTTAATGGTGCACTTTATTTTTGGGATCACTTTTCTGGAAAAACCCATATTCTTAGTGAATATATAGGTGGATATGCCACCCGTAATCTTATAGATGGGGTTCCTGCCATATCTTTCGACGATAGGATTAATGCTAATAACGAATCTGGAACAAAAATTCCCGGCCAGTATATTCCTGTAGGTCAAGGCTTCTTTATTAATACCGTTTTAGATGAGGATGTTTCTGGGGGTTATACCGTGGATGGCGGAAATGTGCTTTTTAAAAATAGGCAACGGGTTTTTGAGACTGAAACAACAAATTCCTCTCAATTTTTGAAGCCAGAAAATATTGACAAAAAAGGAAAAGACGAAATTTCCGATTCTAAAATAAGATTGGATTTTAGCTCTCCTATGGGTTATCACCGCCAAATCTTGGTGGGAACCAGTAGTTTTGCAACCAATGGCTTCGACTTGGGTTATGATGCGGCTTTAAATGATTACAATCTCGAAGATTTTTTCTGGTTAATAAATAACAGGGAATATGTAATTCAAGGTGTGTCCAATTTTGATGTAGACCAGGTACTGCCAATAGGGATCTACATTTCTCAAAAAGGAGAATTTAAAATTGAAATAAATAAATTGGAAAATATACCTGGAGAAACCAACATTTATGTAAAAGATATAAAAGAAAATAAATACCATGATCTTAGGGATTCTGAATTTAAAATGGAAATAGAACCTGGAGCTTATTATGAGCGATTCGAAATCGTATTCTTTAAGCCCGAAGATGCTGATGCGGAACCTGAAGAGGAAACACCTACTGATGAAGAAATTGTGGTAGTAACCCCAGAGCCATTGTTAGATGTGCAGATGGATATGGATTATTTAAGCAATAACAAAGAATTGTCAATTTTTAACCCAACTCTATTGCCTATACAACGGGTGGAAATTTATAATTTGCTTGGGCAAAAGGTTCAAGAATACATAGAAATTTCAAATTTAAAAGAAATTCGATTGCCAGTGTACGAAAACGCTACAGGAATCTATATAGTAAAACTTTTTACCATGAATTCCCAGTTTTCCAAAAATATAGTGATCAAATAA
- a CDS encoding Fic family protein, with translation MKPPYDITPEILRLITSISEKVGAINANYLNKPSPKLRKENRIKTIHSSLKIEGNTLTEEQITALLENKRIIGPKKDVKEVLNAIKIYEHLENYKPFNEHSFLECHKHLMETLIEDAGKYRKQGVGIMKGTQVEHYAPPHENVPFLMKDLFNYLKSSKEIELIKSCVFHYEMEFIHPFLDGNGRMGRLWQTLILMEKYPVFEYLPFETLISKNQEKYYKALSDSDKSGKSTEFIKYMFGVINKSLEELLNFNSRTLTQKDRLEYFVSFNKREFSRKDYMEIFKGISVATASRDLKKGVELKLFKKIGDKNKTKYII, from the coding sequence ATGAAACCGCCTTACGATATTACTCCAGAGATTTTAAGACTGATAACTTCAATTTCTGAGAAAGTTGGAGCTATCAATGCAAATTATCTTAACAAACCTTCTCCCAAACTAAGAAAGGAAAATAGAATAAAGACAATTCATTCCTCTTTAAAAATAGAGGGCAACACATTGACGGAAGAACAGATTACTGCGTTGCTTGAAAACAAAAGAATAATTGGTCCAAAGAAAGACGTTAAGGAAGTTTTGAATGCAATCAAGATTTATGAACATTTAGAAAATTATAAACCATTTAATGAACATTCATTCTTAGAATGCCATAAACATTTAATGGAAACTCTAATTGAAGATGCCGGAAAATATAGAAAACAAGGTGTAGGTATTATGAAAGGTACACAAGTGGAACATTATGCTCCTCCTCATGAAAATGTTCCCTTTTTGATGAAAGATCTATTTAACTATTTAAAATCATCGAAAGAAATAGAGTTAATTAAAAGCTGTGTCTTTCACTATGAAATGGAATTTATTCATCCATTTTTAGATGGAAATGGAAGAATGGGCAGATTATGGCAAACTTTAATTCTAATGGAAAAATATCCTGTATTTGAATATTTACCCTTTGAAACATTGATAAGCAAGAACCAGGAAAAATACTATAAAGCGCTATCAGATAGTGACAAGTCAGGAAAATCAACGGAATTCATTAAATATATGTTTGGAGTAATCAATAAGTCTTTAGAGGAATTATTAAACTTCAATAGCCGCACATTAACTCAAAAAGACCGCCTTGAGTATTTTGTGTCATTCAATAAAAGAGAATTTTCTAGAAAGGATTATATGGAAATTTTCAAAGGTATCTCTGTTGCAACAGCAAGTCGAGATCTTAAAAAAGGAGTAGAACTTAAATTATTTAAAAAAATAGGAGATAAGAATAAAACTAAATATATAATTTAA
- a CDS encoding potassium/proton antiporter, whose protein sequence is MNLTIENILLVGSLLLLISIFAGKTSYKFGVPTLLLFLAIGMLAGSDGIGGILFDDPKLAQFIGIVSLNFILFSGGLDTNWTTVKPILWEGIALSTLGVLLTAISLGTFVWLVTDFTIYESLLLGSIVSSTDAAAVFSILRSKSLALKTNLRPTLELESGSNDPMAYVLTLAFLTLVIHQDQGFISIIPLFLQQMIVGGVAGIAFGMLSKYIINKIKLDFEGLYPVLVISLMFITFSATDFVGGNGFLAIYICAVYLGNQDLIHKKTILKMFDGLAWLMQIVLFLTLGLLVFPSQIIPYIGIGLLISLFLIVVARPIGVFISLMFFKMKLRRRFYISWVGLRGAVPIVFATYPLLAGIDKANMIFNIVFFISVTSILIQGTTLSVVAKWLNVGLPEEKKKLTATDLLLAENPKAEMKELLITPDCFAVDKKIVELGFPKNAIIAMIKRDDSYIVPNGLTKIKSQDTLIVLADRPKIFDEVYKTLKTNKV, encoded by the coding sequence ATGAACTTAACGATTGAAAATATTTTACTGGTTGGCTCTTTATTACTTCTTATAAGTATTTTTGCCGGTAAGACTTCCTATAAATTTGGCGTGCCAACCTTATTGCTCTTTTTGGCAATAGGAATGTTGGCGGGCTCTGATGGCATTGGAGGTATCCTTTTTGATGATCCAAAACTTGCTCAATTTATTGGTATAGTATCCCTTAATTTTATCTTATTTTCTGGCGGACTTGATACCAACTGGACAACTGTTAAACCCATTCTTTGGGAAGGAATAGCATTATCCACATTAGGCGTTTTATTGACAGCAATTTCTCTTGGCACATTTGTATGGCTTGTTACCGACTTTACTATTTATGAAAGCCTGTTATTGGGTTCTATAGTGTCATCCACAGATGCAGCAGCAGTATTTTCAATTCTGCGCTCAAAAAGCCTTGCACTAAAAACCAACCTGAGACCCACTTTAGAGTTGGAAAGCGGAAGTAATGATCCCATGGCATATGTGCTCACGCTTGCATTTTTAACCTTGGTGATCCATCAAGACCAAGGTTTTATCTCCATAATCCCCTTGTTTTTACAACAAATGATTGTGGGTGGAGTTGCAGGTATTGCCTTCGGTATGCTTAGTAAATATATCATAAACAAAATCAAACTTGACTTTGAAGGTCTTTACCCCGTTTTGGTTATCTCCCTGATGTTCATAACATTTTCTGCTACAGATTTTGTAGGAGGTAACGGGTTTCTTGCAATTTACATTTGTGCGGTTTACTTGGGCAACCAAGACCTGATACATAAAAAAACCATTTTAAAGATGTTTGATGGTTTGGCTTGGTTAATGCAAATTGTTCTGTTCCTCACTTTAGGATTACTTGTTTTTCCTTCTCAAATTATTCCATATATAGGAATTGGGCTGCTTATTTCATTATTCTTAATAGTGGTTGCCCGGCCTATAGGCGTGTTTATTAGCCTCATGTTTTTCAAAATGAAGTTGAGAAGAAGGTTTTATATTTCTTGGGTTGGGTTGCGAGGTGCTGTCCCTATTGTGTTTGCTACTTATCCGCTATTGGCCGGAATTGACAAGGCAAACATGATCTTTAACATTGTGTTTTTTATTTCCGTCACCTCCATATTAATTCAGGGCACTACTCTTTCTGTTGTTGCAAAATGGTTGAATGTAGGATTACCAGAAGAAAAAAAGAAATTGACCGCAACTGATTTGTTATTGGCGGAAAACCCAAAAGCTGAAATGAAAGAACTCTTAATAACTCCAGACTGCTTTGCTGTAGATAAGAAAATTGTGGAATTGGGCTTTCCGAAAAATGCTATAATAGCAATGATTAAAAGAGATGATAGCTATATAGTCCCAAACGGTTTAACAAAAATTAAATCACAAGATACGCTTATTGTGCTTGCTGATAGGCCTAAAATTTTTGATGAAGTTTACAAAACACTTAAAACGAATAAAGTATAG